In Streptomyces sp. NBC_00341, the DNA window TCCTCCAGGCGCTCTGCCTCACCTCCTCCCGGTCCGACTGGGAGGACAACGACGAGGGCGTCTCGCCGCTGGACGCCGCGAGCCAGATCGCCGTCCCCGAGTTCGACGGCCGTCTGATCACCGTCCCGTTCTCGTTCAAGGAGATCGACGAGGACGGCCTCCCCGCGTACGTGGCCGACGCCGAGCGCGCCGCCCGGGTCGCCGGGACCGCGGTGCGCCACGCGCGCCTCCGCCACATCCCGAACGCCGACAAACGCCTCGCCCTGGTGCTGTCCGCGTACCCGACCAAGCACTCCCGGATCGGCAACGCCGTCGGACTCGACACCCCGGCGAGCGCCGTCGCCGTGCTGCGCCGACTCCGCGCCGAGGGGTACGACTTCGGTGACGAGGAGGTGCCGGGGCTCGCCTCCGGTGACGGCGACGAGCTGATCTACGCGCTGATCGAGGCGGGCGGTCACGACCAGGAGTGGCTGACGGAGGAGCAGTTGGCCCGCAACCCGGTCCGCATCCCGGCCGCCGACTACCGGCGCTGGTACGCGACGCTGCCGGCCGGACTCCGCGCGGCCGTCGAGGAGCACTGGGGCCCCGCTCCGGGCGAGATGTTCGTGGACCGCTCGCGCAACCCCGAGGGCGATATCGTCCTGGCCGCCCTGCGCCGGGGCAATCTGCTCATCCTCATCCAGCCGCCGCGCGGCTTCGGCGAGAACCCGATCGCGATCTACCACGACCCCGACCTGCCGCCCTCGCACCACTACCTGGCCGCCTACCGCTGGATCGCGGCCGCCGCGGACGACAACGGCTTCGGCGCCGACGCGATGATCCACCTGGGCAAGCACGGCAACCTGGAGTGGCTGCCCGGGAAGAACGCCGGGCTGTCCGCCGCGTGCGGGCCCGACGCGGCGCTGGGTGATCTCCCGCTCGTCTACCCGTTCCTGGTCAACGACCCGGGCGAGGGCACGCAGGCCAAGCGCCGCGTCCACGCCACCCTGGTGGACCACCTCGTACCGCCGATGGCCCGCGCGGAGAGCTACGGCGACGTGGCCCGGCTGGAACAGCTGCTGGACGAGCACGCCCAGATCGCGGCGATGGACCCGGCGAAGCTCCCGGCCATCAGGGCCCAGATCTGGACCCTGATCCAGGCCGCGAAGCTCGACCACGACCTGGGTCTCGAAGACCGTCCGGAGGACGAGGGCTTCGACGAGTTCATCATGCATCTCGACGGCTGGCTCTGTGAGATCAAGGACGCCCAGATCCGCGACGGACTGCACGTCCTGGGCGGCGCGCCCGCCGGCGCCGACCGGGTCAACCTGGTCCTGGCGATCCTGCGCGCCCGCCAGATCTGGGGCGGCACCACCTCCCTGCCCGGCCTGCGCGAGGCGCTCGGCCTCGACGAGTCGGCGGCCACCCGCACCACCGCCGACGAGGTGGAGGAGCAGGCCCGCACCCTGGTCCAGGCGATGGAGGACGCGCACTGGGCGCCGCAGGCCGTTGCCGGGGTCGCCGCCGGACACCCCGGTTCCGTCGCCGACATCCTCGACTTCGCGGCCCGCGAGGTCGTGCCCCGGCTGGCGGCCACCACCGACGAACTCGACCACACCGTGCACGCGCTGAACGGCGGCTTCGTTCCCGCCGGCCCCTCCGGCTCCCCGCTCCGCGGACTGGTCAACGTCCTGCCGACGGGCCGCAACTTCTACTCCGTCGACCCCAAGGCGGTGCCCTCCCGGCTGGCCTGGGAGACCGGACAGGCGCTGGCCGACTCGCTGCTGGAGCGCTACCGGACCGACAACGGCGACTGGCCCACCTCGGTCGGCCTGTCCCTGTGGGGCACCAGCGCGATGCGTACCGCCGGCGACGACGTCGCGGAGGCCTTCGCGCTGCTCGGCGTCCGCCCGGTCTGGGACGACGCCTCGCGCCGGGTCACCGGCCTGGAGGCGATCCCGGCCGCCGAACTGGGGCGCCCGCGCATCGATGTGACGCTCCGCATCAGCGGCTTCTTCCGCGACGCGTTCCCGCACACCATCGGCCTCCTGGACGACGCGGTCCGCCTCGCGGCCTCGCTGGAGGAGCCCGCCGAGCAGAACTACGTACGGGCGCACACCCAGGCGGACCTGGCCGCCCACGGCGACGAACGCCGCGCCACCACCCGTATCTTCGGCTCCCGCCCCGGCACCTACGGCGCCGGACTGCTCCAGCTCATCGACTCGCGGGACTGGCGTACGGACGCGGACCTGGCAGAGGTCTACACCGTCTGGGGCGGCTACGCCTACGGCCGCGAACTCGACGGGCGCCCGGCCCGCGAGGAGATGGAGACGGCGTACAAGCGCATCGAGGTCGCGGCCAAGAACACCGACACCCGCGAGCACGACATCGCGGACTCGGACGACTACTTCCAGTACCACGGCGGCATGGTGGCCACCGTGCGCGCGCTCAAGGGCACCGCCCCCGCGGCGTACATCGGGGACTCCACCCGGCCGGAGACCGTCCGGACCCGCACCCTGGTCGAGGAGACCTCGCGCGTCTTCCGGGCCCGCGTCGTCAACCCCAAGTGGATCGAGGCGATGCGCCGCCACGGCTACAAGGGCGCCTTCGAGCTGGCCGCCACCGTCGACTACCTCTTCGGCTACGACGCCACGACGGGGGTGGTCGCCGACTGGATGTACGACAAGCTCACCGAGACCTACGTCCTGGACCCGGAGAACCGCGAGTTCCTCCAGCGGGCCAACCCCTGGGCCCTCCACGGCATCGCGGAACGCCTCCTGGAGGCCGAGTCGCGCGGGATGTGGGAGAAGCCCGACCCGGAGATCCTCGCCGGTCTGCGGCAGGTCTTCCTGGAGACCGAGGGTGACCTGGAGGGCGAGGACTGAGCAACCGGCCGCACCGGCCGCCGGATGTCAGGAGGGCCCCACCGCTGCGCGACGCTGACTCTGTCGGGGATCTTGAGGATCCCCGGCGGGGCAGCATGATCAACGGGCATGCTCGACTCTGTCCAAGGACCAATGCAGTTGTCGAGGTGCCCGTTGTCGCTCCACGCCCGTTCTGGTGAGCAAGTCCCTTCTCTGACCGTGCAGATGGCGCGGGCGAGCAATCCGGGTGGTACGACGGCGATGTGGGTGAGAGACCGCCTGGGCGGGCTGTGGCGTGACGAGGACTTCGCGGACTGGTATCCGCGTGACGGCCGCCCCGGGCTCTCGCCCGCTCAGCTGGCCACCGTGTGTGTGCTGCAGTTCCTGCTCGGTCTGTCGGACCGGCAGGCCGCCGAGGCGGTTCGCTGCCGCATCGATTTCAAGTACGCGCTGGCCATGGAGCTGAACGATCCCGGATTCCACCACAGCGTGCTGGGCGACTTCCGCGAGCGTCTCACCGAGGACGACCGCGCCGACCGTCTCCTTGACCTCACGCTTGCGCGCCTGAAGGAGGCCGGTCTCGTGCGCGAGCGCACCACTCAGCGCACGGACTCCACCCACGTCCTGGCCGCGGTGCGCGACCTGACCCGGCTGGAACTGGTCACCGAGGCCGTCCGCGCCGCCCTGGAAGAGCTGGCCGGCACCGCTCCGCACCTGCTGGCCGACCTGGTAGACGAGGAGTGGGGGCGTCGTTACGGCCGCCCGGTCCGCCTGGGCAAGAACCCCACCCGCCCCAAGACCAGGATCCTCGCCACCGGTGGTGACGCCGTCCGGCTGCTGGAGCACGTCGCAGAGCATGCGGCGGATCGCCTGTCCGGGCCCCGGGCCCAGGCCCTGCGGCAGATCATGGTGCAGAACTACTACCGCGACGGGGCCGGCCGTCTGCGCTGGCGCACCGCCGATGACGGCGGGCTGCCGCCCTCAGCGGTCGCGGTCGTCTCGCCCTACGACCCGACGGCCCGTTACGCGCGCCGCGGACACGTCACCCGTTGGAAAGGGTTCGTCGCGCATCTCACCGAGACCTGTGATCCTGAAGGCGTCAACGTGATCACGGATGTGGCCACCACCGACGCCACCGGCTACGACGCGAAGGCTCTGCCCGGTATCCACACCCGGCTGGGGCGTCGCGGGCTGCTGCCCGCCGAGCATCTGGTCGACGGCGGCTACACCTCCCTGGTCCATCTCGAACAGGCGGCCCGGGAACACCAGGTCACGGTCACCGGACCACTGCCGGTCAACACCACCCGCCAGAACCGCAGGAACAACGGCTTCGGCCGCGACGACTTCCACATCGACTTCGACCGCCGACAGGTCACCTGCCCGCAGGGCGAGACCAGCGCGGGATGGCACGGCCCCTACCCGACCTCCTCACCCACCGCAGCACCTCTGATCGTGGCACGGTTCACCAAGAGCCAGTGCCGTCCCTGCCCGGTCCGCACCCGCTGCACGACCACCGCCGACAGCGCCCGGAGCGTGGGCTTTCCCCCGCGAGAACTCCGTGACCTGCAACTCCGAGTCCGCGCCGAGCAGCAGACACCCGAATGGCAGGCCCGCTACGCGGTCCGCTCCGGAGTGGAAGGCACCATCAACGAGCTCGCCCACGGACACGGCATGCGCCGCTGTCGCTACCGGGGACAGCACAAAGCCCACTTACAGCACGTGTTCACAGCCATCGCCGCAAACATCGAGCGCCTCAGCCGGCGGCCGCCGACCGGAGAACCACCTCCGTCCCGGCCGCCGACCGCATTCCAGAACTACCTGGACCAGCACGGAATCACCCGGCCGAGGTCTTGGCGGTCCGCCAGAGACTGAGCAGACCGCCAAGATCCCCGACAGAGTCAGCGTCCTGCGCGGGTGGGGCCCTTCCTCCTCACAGGACGCCGAAGGCGCCTTCCACGGCTTCGCACGTGGCGTCCAGTTCGTCCTCCGTGACAGCCGCGGCGACGAACCAGCAGGCCATGCCGTAGGCGTTGGTGTGGATTCCGCGTTTGAGGAGTTCGTGGCGGTACGCGTCGTAGCGGGCCTGGTCGGTCAGCTGGAGGTCGCGGTACTGCCGGGTCGGTGCGCCGTCAGCGGTGAACACCGTCTGGAACATGGCGCCCACGCCCTGCACCGAGCAGGGGATGTGCCGGTCATGGGCGGCCCGGCGAATCGTCTCCATGATGCGGCGACCGCTCTTGTCGATCCGTTCGGTGACCTCCGGCCGGTTCAGCTGCCGGAGGGTCACCAGGGCGGCGGTCGCGCACAGCGGTGAGGCGTTGTAGGTTCCGCCGTGCTTGACCTGCCCCTGTGCCAGGGGTTCCATCACGTGCCGCAGTCCGGCGAAGGCCGCGATCGGGACGCCGCCGCCCAGGGCCTTGGAGAAGACGGCGATGTCCGGCACGACCCCGAACATCGTCTGGGCTCCCCCGGGACCGGTCCGGAATCCGGTACAGACCTCGTCGAAGACGAGCACGATCTCGCGGCGCGTGCACTCCTCGCGCAGCAGGTCCAGGAATCCCGGCTCGGGCATGGTGCAGGCGTTGTTGGCGACGATGGGCTCGCAGATGACAGCGGCGAACTCCCCGCGATGGGCGTCCAGGACGGCGCGGAGCGCGGCGGGATCGTTCCACGGGCTGACGACCACGTCGTTGACGACCCCCGCCGGAATGCCGGGGGAGTGGGGCACGGGGTACGGGGTGGCGTAGGGGCCGGCCTCGGAGGCGGAGGGGCGGTTGGATATCGCCAGGCTGTCGGTCCAGCCGTGGTAGTGGCCCTCGAACTTGAGGATCTTCGAGCGGCCGGTGTACCCGCGGGCGGCGCGCACCGCTCCTTGCACCGCTTCGCTCCCCGAGTTGGCGAAGCGGACGAGCTCGGCACACGGCACCATGTCGCAGATCAACTCGGCGAGTTCCACCTCGGTGGTGTTGCAGGTGCCGAACATCGTGCCGGTGTGCAGGACCGCGGTGAGCGCCTCGGCGAGCTGCGGACTGGCGTGTCCCAGTACCGCGCTGCCGTAGGAGATCAGGTAGTCGAGGTACTCGTTGCCGTCGACGTCCCGGATGCGCGCACCGGCCCCCTCGGCCATGTAGAGCGGATAGGGGTGCGGGCCGGTCGATGTCAGCCGGGAGGAGGAACTGATGCCACCGGCCAGTGATGCCTGAGCACGGGCGAACCAGGCCCGGCTGCCGTCGGACCCGCCCAACGCCGTTATATGGCCATTCATGTGCGGCTCCTGTTTGGTAGATGGGTGCTCGGGCACGCTCGGAGAGCCCTTCATGCGGAGAGTTCCTGAGGAGAGGTCGGGTGGGTCGTGGCTGGGAGAACGGCTGTCGTCACGGGCGCCGGAAGCGGGATCGGGCGGGCGTGCGCGCTGGGTCTGCTGGAGGACGGCTGGACGGTGATCCTGGTGGGCCGGCGCGAGGAGCCGCTGGGGGAGACCGTGATGCTCACCCCCGCCGACGGTCGTGCCCGCGCGGTCCCGTTCTCCGCCGACATCACCGACCCCGTGGCCGTGGACAGGCTGTTCGGACATGTCGTGGACCGGTTCGGGCGGCTGGACGTGCTGTTCAACAACGCCGCCGACACCATGCCGTACACCCCGACCGAGGACGTGGGCGTCGAGGAATGGCACCGCGTCATGGACTCCATCGCCACCGGTACCTTCCTATGCTCCCGCGCGGCCTTCCGCGTGATGAAGGAGCAGACACCGTGCGGCGGACGGATCATCAACAACGGCGCACCCTCCGCCCAGGCCCCCCGGCCCGACTCCATCGCGTTCACCGCCGCCAAGCACGCGGTGGCCGGGATGACCCGCTCGCTGTCCCTGGACGGCCGGCGCTACGACATCTCCTGCGGCCAGATCGACATCGGCAACGTCACCCCGCAGGACAGGCCCCAGCCGGCCGTCCTGCAGGCCGACGGGTCACGTCGGGTGGAACCCACCATGGACGTGCGGCACGTCGTCGACCTGGTGCGAGCCATGGCCTGCCTGCCTCTCGGAGTGAACATCCAGTCCGTCCTGGTCATGCCCAGCGCCATGCCCTACGTGGGCCGGGGATAGCCCGGCCACGTACGCCTCGAACCAGTTGCCGGGCTCCAGGTGCCCGGCCATGGACCAGGCGAGCATGCGATGCAGCCCGTCCAGGTGGATCAGTCCCTCGCGGACCGCGAGGGACTCGTAGTCACGCCCCCGCACGGCCCGGGTGGTCAGGAACAGGGCGAGGCGATCAGCCGTGCCCTGACGGTCGAGTTTGGACGCGCACAACGGATTGGTACGCGCGTACGAGCTGTTGAGCGAGGTGAGCCGGTCCACCGCCTCGGCCACGGTCAGGCCGGTCCTGGGGATGAGTTCCACCTCGCCGTCCTCGCCCAGGTGCCAGGGCAGCACCACGTTCCGGACCTCCGGCCCTTCCAGCAGGACCCGGTGCCAACGGCCCCGCTGCTCCAGCTCGGCGTTGCGGATGTGCCCCTCGGCCTCGTCATTCGAATTGGCCTGGTCGGACGGGTCGAAGGGGTGCTCCTTCTCGAAGAGCTCCATGATCGCCTCGAACCGCACTGCTTCCAGAACTCTCATCGGCTGTGCCTCTCCGCCCTTTCGTACTCGCTGAAGTGTCTCTCCGCGAAGAGCTCCGGCCACCCCGCTCCCAGACCACGCGACCGGGCCACTGCCAGTACCTGTCGCCAGTAGGGCTTGACCGGTGGCCACAGTGCCCCTGTGCGGCAGTAGGAGCCGTCGATCATGTAACGCGGGCCGCTGTCCGCATGGGGCGCGGCTGCCGCCCGACGGGTGTGGAAGAGCGCCGAGTGGAGTACGACGGTCGTCCCTGGAGGCACATCGTCGATGACCACTTCACCCGGGAGCGTGTCCGTGCCCAGGTGGCTGCGGGCGTCCTTCTCGGCGATCTCCAGGTGCGAGCCCGGCAGCACTGCCAGGCCACCCAGTTCCGGCTGAATTCCGCCTATATAATGTAACGCGTGGATCATGGGTAAGTGCCTTTTTTCCTGCGGCTGTTGCTCGTAATCGTGATGCCAGCTCTTGCCGGCTCCGCCGGCCGTTCTCCGGTCGCTGTGCAGGTGGTGGAACACGAAGGATTCGCCGAGTAGCGCGGGGCTGCTGAGCAGGTCCAGCAGCGGCGGATGGACCGCGAGCTCACCGTGCGCCTCAAGGTCCAGCTCGACCATGCGGGGCGGCTCGGCCTCCGCACGCAGACAGGCGTCGATGGACTTCTGACGCCACCCCGCCTCCACCCACTCGTCCACCTCCGGCACGAGACGCTCGACAAGCGTGCCGGGCAGGAAGCCGGGCAGTACCAGGAATCCCTCCTTGGTGAAGCCTTCCGCCTGGGCCTCGATGGTGCGGGTATCTCTCACGTGCTGGAACCCCCCGGTTCACTCGGCTGTTGCCGCACGGATGCCGCTGCGGGCGGCGTCTTTCTGTCCCAGGTTCATGCGAGTCATACCGAAGGCGTGGCTATATGGCCAAAAGTGGGTGGCTCGGCAGGGCCATTGCCGCATGTTCGACGGTGAACGGCGCCGGGTGTCATGGCGGCACGCACGGGGCGTGCCCCGGCGGATGCGAGCCAATGATCGAAGAGGCCCGTGATCGAGCGCCCAACTCCGTTGTCAGTGCCTCCCCATAGAGTTCAGTTATCACTCGGGGAGCTTCGGAGAAGGAGCAGAAACGTGTCCGCCAACAGGATTCAGCACAAGGTGAATCACGTCGCGCTGGTCGTCGACTGTTCAGGTTCCATGCGTCCGCACCAGGGCCAGCTCATTCGTGTCGTGGACGAGTTCGTGGCCGGCCTGAAGGCCGAATCGGACAGCCTCGGCCATGAGACCCGGATCAGTCTCTATTCCTTCGATCACAGGGTGGAGAACCTCGTCTGGGACATGGACGTGAAGCATCTGCCGTCCATGCGCGGTCTGTACAGGGTCAACAACGGCGCCACGGCCCTTATCGAGGCCTCCTTGAAGTCCCTGGACGATCTGGGCCATATCTGGGAGGAGTACGGGGAGCACAGCTTCCTGCAGATCGTGGTGACGGACGGCGAGGAGAACGCCTCCGGCGGCGACCGGCGGCACGACGGCGACATGGCCGTCCTCGGGCCCTGGCTCGACAGGATCGCGGCGAAGATGGGCGGGCTCCCGGGCCACTGGACGTCCGCGATCCTGGTGCCGAACTCGCTGGCGAAGCGCACCGCTCAGAACTACGGCTTCCCCGCGGGGAACATCGCCATCTGGGACGCGGACTCCCAGGAGGGCGTCGAGGAGGCGATCGGCACCGTGCGCGCCGCCGCCACCAGCTTCCTGCGGGGCCGCGAGCAGGGCGTGCGCGGCACAAAGAATCTGTTCGCCGTGGGGCAGGACATATCCGTTGACGAGGTACGGGCGAATCTCGAACCGATACCGGCCGACAAATACCGGCTCCTGAAGGTCGACAAGGAGATCGAGATCCGGCCCTTCGTCGATTCGCATCCGGGTGTGACCTACGAACGCGGCTCGTGCTACTACCAATTGGGTGCCCGGGTCCAGGTTCAGCCCGACAAGGAAGTCGTCGTGGTCGAGAAGGACACCGATCGCGCCTATACGGGTGACGCGGCGCGCAGTCTCCTCTTCGGCACGGGTATCCACGGGACGGTCTCGGTGAAGGCGGGGAACAATCCCGAGCTGGAGGTCTATGTGCAGAGCCGCTCCGTGAACAGGAAGCTCAAGCCGAAGACGCGTCTGCTCATCATGCTCTGAGGTCGTCATGCTCTGAGATTCTCGTTCGGCTCATGCGGTTCAGAGTCTGAGAAATACCCCGGGGGGTATCACTGTTACAGTGAAAGGAAGATACCCCCCGGGGTACATCGCTATGGAGGGAGACGGCCGTGTTCTTCGTGGACACCCTGGAGACCGAGGGACTGGGCAACCGCAGCTATCTCGCGGGCGGGGCGGCGGTGGCGGTGGCCGTCGACCCGCCGCGCGATGTGGAACGGGTCCTGGCGGCGGCTGCCGGGCGCGGGGTGCGGATCGGGTACGTGGTGGAGACGCACATACACAACGACTACGTGACCGGCGGCCTGGAGCTCGCCCGGCTGACGGGTGCGCGGTATCTGGTGCCCGCGTCGGCCCGGGTCTCCTTCGACCGGGTGCCGGTCGAGGACGGCGACAGCTTCGCCGTCGACACCGGCCTCGATCTGCGGGCGCTGGCCACTCCCGGTCACACCCCGCACCACACCGCCTACGTGCTGGCCGAGGACGGACGGGAGGTGGCCGCGTTCACCGGCGGGTCGCTGCTGATCGGCACGGTGGGCCGTCCCGATCTGGTCGAGCCGAGGCTGACCGAGCAGCTGGCCCGCTCCCAGCACGCCTCCGCCCACCGGCTGGCCGGGGAACTCCACGACGACGTGCGGGTGCTGCCCACCCATGGCTTCGGCAGCTTCTGCTCCGCCTCCCCGGCCGGGGGCGATGCCACCACCATCGGCAAGGAGCGGGCCGGGAACGACGCCCTGAACCAGGACGTCGACGCCTTTGTGGCGCAGATGCTCGCCGGGCTGGAGGACGTGCCCGCCTACTACGCGCACATGGGCCCGGTGAACGCGGAAGGGCCAGGCCCGGTGGACCTGACCCCGCCCCGGACGGCCGACGGCGAGGAGATCGCGCAGCGCCTGGCCGCCGGGGAGTGGGTGGTCGACCTGCGCAGTCGTACCGCGTTCTCCCGGGGCCATGTCGCCGGGACGTTCAACTTCGAGGCCGGGGGCAAGCTCGCCACCTATCTGGCCTGGCTGATCCCGTGGGGCAAGCCCGTCACCCTCCTCGCCGCATCCGCCGGTCAGCTCGCGAAGGCCCAGCGGGAGCTGGTGCGGGTCGGCATCGAGCGACCGGCTGCCGCCGCCACGGGCGAGCCGTCCTCCTGGCTGCGGACGGGGCAGGACCTGCGCTCCTTCCCCCGCGCGGACTTCGCCGCCCTGAAGCAGGCGCTCGACGGTGGTGAGGACGTCGTGGTGCTCGATGTGCGCAGGGACTCCGAGCGGGCCGGTGAGTACGTACGGGGATCGGTGCACGTTCCCCTGCACGAGCTGCGCGAGCGCGCCGCCGAGGTTCCGGCCGGAGTGGTGTGGGTGCACTGCGCGGGCGGGATGCGTGCCGCGATCGCCGCGTCCCTGCTCGACGCCGAAGGCCGTGAGGTGGTCGCCGTCGACGACGGTTTCGACGCCGCCCGGAGCGCCGGTCTGACCGTGGCGTACGCACCGGCTTGACCCGCGTGCGTACGCACGGCGGCCGTGCGTCGCCAGGCGCGGGGCCGTGCGCCGTCAGGCCAGGGAGAGGAACAGTTTCTCCAGGCGGGCCCGCATCTGGTCCCGGTCCCCGGCCGCCTGGCCGCCGTCGGCCATGCATTGCTGGAGGCCTGTCGCGATGATCGCGAACCCGGCCCGGTCGAGGGCGCGGGAGACCGCGGCCAGCTGCGTGATCACGTCCTCGCAGTCCCGGCCGTCCTCGATCATCTTGACGATCCCGGCGATCTGCCCCTGGGCCCGCTTCAGCCGGTTGAGCACCGACTTCAGCTCGGCGGCCGCCATGTCCAGCTCCACGATTCCTCCTCCGTCAGCAAG includes these proteins:
- the cobN gene encoding cobaltochelatase subunit CobN; the protein is MILLLSTSDTDLLSARACEGPVAYRYANPSRLPLQDLPQLLDGTELVVVRLLGGVRAWQDGLDQVLATGRPVVVLTGEQAPDAQLMAASTVPIGIAAEAHAYLAHGGPGNLEQLARFLSDTVLLTGHGFEPPAPAPSWGPLERTPRATDGPTIAVLYYRAHHMSGNTAFIDALCGAVEDAGGRALPLFVASLRTPEPELIDALRAADAIVTTVLAAGGTRPAEASAGGDDESWDAGALTGLDVPILQALCLTSSRSDWEDNDEGVSPLDAASQIAVPEFDGRLITVPFSFKEIDEDGLPAYVADAERAARVAGTAVRHARLRHIPNADKRLALVLSAYPTKHSRIGNAVGLDTPASAVAVLRRLRAEGYDFGDEEVPGLASGDGDELIYALIEAGGHDQEWLTEEQLARNPVRIPAADYRRWYATLPAGLRAAVEEHWGPAPGEMFVDRSRNPEGDIVLAALRRGNLLILIQPPRGFGENPIAIYHDPDLPPSHHYLAAYRWIAAAADDNGFGADAMIHLGKHGNLEWLPGKNAGLSAACGPDAALGDLPLVYPFLVNDPGEGTQAKRRVHATLVDHLVPPMARAESYGDVARLEQLLDEHAQIAAMDPAKLPAIRAQIWTLIQAAKLDHDLGLEDRPEDEGFDEFIMHLDGWLCEIKDAQIRDGLHVLGGAPAGADRVNLVLAILRARQIWGGTTSLPGLREALGLDESAATRTTADEVEEQARTLVQAMEDAHWAPQAVAGVAAGHPGSVADILDFAAREVVPRLAATTDELDHTVHALNGGFVPAGPSGSPLRGLVNVLPTGRNFYSVDPKAVPSRLAWETGQALADSLLERYRTDNGDWPTSVGLSLWGTSAMRTAGDDVAEAFALLGVRPVWDDASRRVTGLEAIPAAELGRPRIDVTLRISGFFRDAFPHTIGLLDDAVRLAASLEEPAEQNYVRAHTQADLAAHGDERRATTRIFGSRPGTYGAGLLQLIDSRDWRTDADLAEVYTVWGGYAYGRELDGRPAREEMETAYKRIEVAAKNTDTREHDIADSDDYFQYHGGMVATVRALKGTAPAAYIGDSTRPETVRTRTLVEETSRVFRARVVNPKWIEAMRRHGYKGAFELAATVDYLFGYDATTGVVADWMYDKLTETYVLDPENREFLQRANPWALHGIAERLLEAESRGMWEKPDPEILAGLRQVFLETEGDLEGED
- a CDS encoding IS1182 family transposase; this translates as MWVRDRLGGLWRDEDFADWYPRDGRPGLSPAQLATVCVLQFLLGLSDRQAAEAVRCRIDFKYALAMELNDPGFHHSVLGDFRERLTEDDRADRLLDLTLARLKEAGLVRERTTQRTDSTHVLAAVRDLTRLELVTEAVRAALEELAGTAPHLLADLVDEEWGRRYGRPVRLGKNPTRPKTRILATGGDAVRLLEHVAEHAADRLSGPRAQALRQIMVQNYYRDGAGRLRWRTADDGGLPPSAVAVVSPYDPTARYARRGHVTRWKGFVAHLTETCDPEGVNVITDVATTDATGYDAKALPGIHTRLGRRGLLPAEHLVDGGYTSLVHLEQAAREHQVTVTGPLPVNTTRQNRRNNGFGRDDFHIDFDRRQVTCPQGETSAGWHGPYPTSSPTAAPLIVARFTKSQCRPCPVRTRCTTTADSARSVGFPPRELRDLQLRVRAEQQTPEWQARYAVRSGVEGTINELAHGHGMRRCRYRGQHKAHLQHVFTAIAANIERLSRRPPTGEPPPSRPPTAFQNYLDQHGITRPRSWRSARD
- a CDS encoding aspartate aminotransferase family protein, whose translation is MNGHITALGGSDGSRAWFARAQASLAGGISSSSRLTSTGPHPYPLYMAEGAGARIRDVDGNEYLDYLISYGSAVLGHASPQLAEALTAVLHTGTMFGTCNTTEVELAELICDMVPCAELVRFANSGSEAVQGAVRAARGYTGRSKILKFEGHYHGWTDSLAISNRPSASEAGPYATPYPVPHSPGIPAGVVNDVVVSPWNDPAALRAVLDAHRGEFAAVICEPIVANNACTMPEPGFLDLLREECTRREIVLVFDEVCTGFRTGPGGAQTMFGVVPDIAVFSKALGGGVPIAAFAGLRHVMEPLAQGQVKHGGTYNASPLCATAALVTLRQLNRPEVTERIDKSGRRIMETIRRAAHDRHIPCSVQGVGAMFQTVFTADGAPTRQYRDLQLTDQARYDAYRHELLKRGIHTNAYGMACWFVAAAVTEDELDATCEAVEGAFGVL
- a CDS encoding SDR family oxidoreductase yields the protein MAGRTAVVTGAGSGIGRACALGLLEDGWTVILVGRREEPLGETVMLTPADGRARAVPFSADITDPVAVDRLFGHVVDRFGRLDVLFNNAADTMPYTPTEDVGVEEWHRVMDSIATGTFLCSRAAFRVMKEQTPCGGRIINNGAPSAQAPRPDSIAFTAAKHAVAGMTRSLSLDGRRYDISCGQIDIGNVTPQDRPQPAVLQADGSRRVEPTMDVRHVVDLVRAMACLPLGVNIQSVLVMPSAMPYVGRG
- a CDS encoding phytanoyl-CoA dioxygenase family protein, which produces MRDTRTIEAQAEGFTKEGFLVLPGFLPGTLVERLVPEVDEWVEAGWRQKSIDACLRAEAEPPRMVELDLEAHGELAVHPPLLDLLSSPALLGESFVFHHLHSDRRTAGGAGKSWHHDYEQQPQEKRHLPMIHALHYIGGIQPELGGLAVLPGSHLEIAEKDARSHLGTDTLPGEVVIDDVPPGTTVVLHSALFHTRRAAAAPHADSGPRYMIDGSYCRTGALWPPVKPYWRQVLAVARSRGLGAGWPELFAERHFSEYERAERHSR
- a CDS encoding vWA domain-containing protein; this translates as MSANRIQHKVNHVALVVDCSGSMRPHQGQLIRVVDEFVAGLKAESDSLGHETRISLYSFDHRVENLVWDMDVKHLPSMRGLYRVNNGATALIEASLKSLDDLGHIWEEYGEHSFLQIVVTDGEENASGGDRRHDGDMAVLGPWLDRIAAKMGGLPGHWTSAILVPNSLAKRTAQNYGFPAGNIAIWDADSQEGVEEAIGTVRAAATSFLRGREQGVRGTKNLFAVGQDISVDEVRANLEPIPADKYRLLKVDKEIEIRPFVDSHPGVTYERGSCYYQLGARVQVQPDKEVVVVEKDTDRAYTGDAARSLLFGTGIHGTVSVKAGNNPELEVYVQSRSVNRKLKPKTRLLIML
- a CDS encoding rhodanese-like domain-containing protein; translated protein: MFFVDTLETEGLGNRSYLAGGAAVAVAVDPPRDVERVLAAAAGRGVRIGYVVETHIHNDYVTGGLELARLTGARYLVPASARVSFDRVPVEDGDSFAVDTGLDLRALATPGHTPHHTAYVLAEDGREVAAFTGGSLLIGTVGRPDLVEPRLTEQLARSQHASAHRLAGELHDDVRVLPTHGFGSFCSASPAGGDATTIGKERAGNDALNQDVDAFVAQMLAGLEDVPAYYAHMGPVNAEGPGPVDLTPPRTADGEEIAQRLAAGEWVVDLRSRTAFSRGHVAGTFNFEAGGKLATYLAWLIPWGKPVTLLAASAGQLAKAQRELVRVGIERPAAAATGEPSSWLRTGQDLRSFPRADFAALKQALDGGEDVVVLDVRRDSERAGEYVRGSVHVPLHELRERAAEVPAGVVWVHCAGGMRAAIAASLLDAEGREVVAVDDGFDAARSAGLTVAYAPA
- a CDS encoding metal-sensitive transcriptional regulator, translating into MELDMAAAELKSVLNRLKRAQGQIAGIVKMIEDGRDCEDVITQLAAVSRALDRAGFAIIATGLQQCMADGGQAAGDRDQMRARLEKLFLSLA